The window TACATAAAAGAATTTCCTTTTGATTAGAAACTACATGTTAACATATAAAGGTGTGAAGAATCATTATGTATGCAACGTACTCACCAATAGCTCTGAATAAATATAACTGTGTATATAAAGAAAAGATAGAATGATTTAAAAGTGGCAAATACTAACAATTCATTGATCAAGAATAAACAAGAATTTTTAGACTTGGAAATTTTCTGCAAGTTTCAGAGTTGGATatagaaagttttaaaatctcAAATACTGAGTAGAATTAAGAAAGCATTCAACAAATTCTATGTTCTACTTAAATATCTCAATAGCAACTCAACATATTTTGCTTTTGATGTAATCTTATCTGAAAgggaaagtatttttttaattacatcatCTTCCTTATTTCAAGGTCCAATTAGTATAGATGTTTCTACTTCCAAAGGAAGACAACTGGCAGCCTGTTTGGTCTTATTTTGTGACATGCATGTAATGTTAAGTTGAGCTTAgggctttataaaaaaaaaaatttatttatttggatgcatGAGGTCTtagtgtggcacgtgggatctttagttgtgacatgtggaatctaatttcctgaccagagatcgaacctgggcctcctgcattaggagctcgaaatcttagccactgaccaccagggaagtcctcaggttTTTTAGTTATAGAAAACACTCTTGTACTTAGTTTAATAAATcacagtttttttaaatatttatttgtctgtgccaaGTCTGATatgtatgtgggatcttgttccctgatcagggatcgaaccctagccccctgtattgggagctcggagtcgtagccactggaccaccagggaagtcccaatcacAATTTTTTCATGGGACAAGATAACCTAGTTAATATCTCTGTAGTGGGGTCACTTCACACAGAGAAGAAATGTCCTTAATTCATACATTCTGCCTCTGGTGGCTCTCCTACAAATGAAAGTAAAGTGGATAAAACATGAGTGATCCAGAAAATTTATCATCCAAAGTAGGAAGTACTGCATAGATACTCTCAGGAAGGAAACTCAGTAAAAATGATTCCTTTGGTAATGATTTCTGACATAAGGGAATACCGAAAACTACCACAGTCCTCAGAACAAAatagacattcaataaatgattGGTGAATTAAGGAAAACTAATTAATTATTCCATATTTCACATCAgtttcttttgccttcactcaGTAAGTCTGAGATACCAGTGTAAGTCTCCATCTGTCTTCTGCACATTCACAGCTTCCTCACTCTCACTGGACCACATTTGACCAGGAGGAGCAGGAGAAGAGAAGGAGCTGCTGGATGGTGATGTTCTGGGAAAGAGGCTGAGTGAGTGACGACAGAAGAGAAACGCCCGCCTGGTATGACCTGACAAGCACCCAGGGTGAGTTATTATAAGACAGGTGGGAACACACAGCTCAGACAGCCCTCATCCCTCTAGGTCTGGACAAGAACAGGCCATGGTCAACCACAGCTTCCCAGTGGATTTCCCCCTTCTGGGCTTCTCTGAACACCCAGGGCTTGAAAGAATCCTCTTCGTGGTTGTCTCGATCTCTTACCTCCTGACTCTGGTGGGCAACACACTCATCATCCTGCTGTCCATGCTGGACCCCAGGCTCCACTCCCCGAggtacttcttcctctccaacctcTCCTTCCTGGACCTCTGCTTCACCACAAGCTGTGTCCCACAGATGCTGGTCCACCTCTGGGGCCCAAGGAAGACCATCAGCTTCCTTGGCTGCTCTGTCCAGCTCTTCATCTTCCTGTTCCTGGGGACCACAGAGTGTGTCCTCCTGACCGTGATGGCCTTTGACCGCTATGTGGCTGTCTGCCAGCCCCTCCACTATGCCACCATCATCCACCCCCGCCTGTGCTGGCAGCTGGCGGCCATGGCCTGGATAATGGGTCTGGTCCAATCCGTAGTCCAGACACCACCAACCCTCTGCCTGCCCTTCTGCCCACATCGGCAGATAGATGACTTTGTGTGTGAGGTCCCTTCTCTAATTCAACTGTCCTGTGGAGACACCACCTACAATGAAATCCAGTTAGCTGTGTCCAGTTTCATCTTCCTGGTCATGCCACTTACCCTCATCCTTATCTCTTACGGTGCCGTTGCCCGGGCAGTGCTGAGGATTAACTCGGCCGTAGCATGGAGGAAGGCTCTGGGGACCTGCTCTTCCCATCTCATTGTGATCACCCTCTTCTACAGTTTAGTCATTGCTGTCTACTTCCAGCCCAAAAATCCCTATGCCCAGAAGAGAGGCAAGTTCTTTGGTCTCTTCTATGCAGTGGGCACTCCTTTACTTAATCCCCTCATATACAGCCTGAGGAACAAGGAGGTAAAGGGGGCACTCAGGAGGTTGCTGGGGAAAGACAAGGACTCCAGGGAGAACTAAAGGTAAGCTGCTTGATGTGCTTTCATTGAGAggatattctttattctttttttggacAAGTTTGACTTCTCTAGTCTACAGCCTTCCCTATACCTATCCAAGCCGCTATGGTGGGtcacagtgtatgtgtgtgtgtgtgtgcgtgtgtgtgtgtgtctgtgtgtgtgtgtgtgttacaggaGACATGTATGTTGGAAAGGGaaacagagtttttaaaaaaaaagaatagagagaACTTCAAAGAGCTTTGGTATGAGTGAAAACAAGGAGAGGTTTGGGGTCTACATGTAGGCAGGAGTAAGCATCATGATGCTTAGGCCTTCCCTGATGGCAGgccttccctggaaccgcacccCCCCTCCACCCCGGGCATGCACTTTTACCATACTTTCCAGAACAAAGAGAACAGCCCCtgaatgcaggggacagggcctGGAGGAAGCATGCAGCCTGGAGGACAGGTAGACAAGAGCTGTTCTCCCAGGACTCTAAGTGTTCAGGGCCCCACCAGCCTGTCCTCCAGACGAGACTTGCACCCATCAACTGATGCCACTTGGCCTGCAGGCTTCTGCAGGGTTGCCAGGGTCTCAACAGTTGAGCAAAGCAAAGACTAAACCCCTGAGGTCTCAACTCCCAGGCAGAATATATTAATCATGTCTTTCATTTGTTAGATCCTGATGCTTtgacagaaaaacatctgtttctgctttattgactatgacaaagcctttgatgacaataaagtgtggaatattctgaaagagatggaaataccagaccacctgacctgcctcttgagaaacctgtatgcaggtcaggaagcaacagttagaactggacatggaacaacagactggttccaaataggaaaagaagtacgtcaaggctgtatattgtcaccctgcttatttaacttatatgcagagtacatcatgagaaacactgggctggaagaaacacaagctggcatcaagattgccaggagaaatatcaataacctcagatatgcagatgacaccacccttatggcagaaagtgaagaggaactaagtggagagtgaaaaagttggcctaaaactcaacattcataaaacgaagatcatggcatccggtcccatcacttcttgggaaatagatggggaaacagggaaaacagtgtcagactttatttttttgggctccaaaatcactgcagatggtgactgcagccatgaaattaaaa of the Bubalus kerabau isolate K-KA32 ecotype Philippines breed swamp buffalo chromosome 3, PCC_UOA_SB_1v2, whole genome shotgun sequence genome contains:
- the LOC129645661 gene encoding olfactory receptor 2H1-like, with product MVNHSFPVDFPLLGFSEHPGLERILFVVVSISYLLTLVGNTLIILLSMLDPRLHSPRYFFLSNLSFLDLCFTTSCVPQMLVHLWGPRKTISFLGCSVQLFIFLFLGTTECVLLTVMAFDRYVAVCQPLHYATIIHPRLCWQLAAMAWIMGLVQSVVQTPPTLCLPFCPHRQIDDFVCEVPSLIQLSCGDTTYNEIQLAVSSFIFLVMPLTLILISYGAVARAVLRINSAVAWRKALGTCSSHLIVITLFYSLVIAVYFQPKNPYAQKRGKFFGLFYAVGTPLLNPLIYSLRNKEVKGALRRLLGKDKDSREN